One stretch of Shewanella sp. Arc9-LZ DNA includes these proteins:
- a CDS encoding response regulator has product MSKVSIKICATLHTILQDENCNNFQVVELRDAFWAASPSNQSASEAYKFIYRQVNKLIKKGVLKKIISENSKTAIYQKTEQFSQASFIINQRNEDARHPSKLLDKIEHDVIQQLKERLKQSEVDLLTSIGESEEYMRLYQSFPEMKGHLESQYMLARENSSKLLGQIKAIKSVLAHQKK; this is encoded by the coding sequence ATGTCAAAAGTTTCAATCAAAATATGCGCTACATTGCATACTATTCTCCAGGACGAGAACTGCAATAACTTTCAAGTTGTAGAGCTGCGGGATGCCTTTTGGGCTGCCTCGCCAAGCAATCAAAGTGCTAGTGAAGCTTATAAATTTATTTATAGGCAGGTAAACAAGCTCATTAAAAAAGGAGTTTTAAAGAAAATTATTAGCGAAAATTCAAAAACGGCTATTTACCAGAAAACAGAACAATTTTCTCAAGCAAGTTTCATCATAAATCAGCGTAATGAAGATGCTAGGCATCCGTCCAAGTTGCTAGATAAGATTGAACACGATGTAATCCAACAGTTAAAAGAACGTCTTAAGCAATCTGAAGTTGATCTACTCACCAGCATTGGTGAGTCAGAAGAATATATGCGCCTGTACCAATCTTTCCCTGAAATGAAAGGCCACCTTGAATCACAATACATGTTAGCTCGAGAAAACAGCTCAAAGCTCTTGGGACAAATCAAAGCGATTAAGTCTGTTCTTGCTCATCAGAAAAAGTAA
- a CDS encoding helix-turn-helix domain-containing protein: MKDLAIQFGLKLRDKRKELGISQDKLALLAEIDRSYVGRIERGEVNITLEKAYQLAEVLECDIRTLLP, translated from the coding sequence ATGAAAGACTTAGCGATCCAATTTGGCTTGAAATTACGGGATAAACGAAAAGAATTGGGAATATCTCAAGATAAACTAGCGCTTTTAGCTGAAATTGATCGCAGCTATGTGGGAAGAATTGAACGCGGGGAAGTCAATATCACCCTTGAAAAGGCATACCAATTGGCTGAAGTTTTAGAGTGTGACATCCGAACGCTTTTGCCCTAG
- a CDS encoding DEAD/DEAH box helicase → MQLRQWQSECVNRALEHFESNQRHFLCLATPGAGKTIMAAEVAAELFKQDLIDFVLCFSPSVNISQGIQKTFSYRLECRFDGVIGSVGYSYTYQGMLSFKEDFWQLLKRNRVFVIFDEIHHCSGSNLEDANAWGGEILLNIQEQAQYTLALTGTPWRSDQAPITLSRYTDPDNMIQCDYIYGLKEAVADGVCRIPQIVLIDNDKISVTDKENKTKTYSCLDDLFKSSSISYQSIIKNHEAIRYTLALATNKLKVIKQNNPHAAGLIVASSTEHAAYIFNMLKTEFSETAQIVTYKEDDPSFKINEFRNDSTNWIVSVGMISEGTDIPRLQVCCHLSRVKTELYFRQVLGRILRRNDSANQQAWLYTFAEPKLVEFANRIAEEIPDRPVIFRTHINVSLSEVLSIEKNEIMEEHNLSRSVRKLDLGCNYQQNPIKSNSLDTISSNNIINFVSQSFELLGGFREKVISTFDSPF, encoded by the coding sequence ATGCAACTTAGACAATGGCAATCAGAGTGCGTTAATCGCGCTCTAGAGCACTTTGAATCAAATCAAAGGCACTTCCTTTGTTTGGCGACTCCAGGCGCAGGTAAGACGATTATGGCGGCAGAGGTCGCGGCTGAATTATTCAAGCAAGATCTTATTGATTTTGTATTGTGTTTTTCTCCTTCAGTGAATATCTCGCAAGGTATTCAAAAAACTTTCTCTTATAGATTGGAGTGTCGTTTCGATGGAGTAATAGGCTCAGTAGGTTACTCCTACACCTACCAAGGAATGCTGTCTTTTAAAGAGGACTTCTGGCAGTTACTAAAAAGAAATCGCGTATTCGTTATCTTTGATGAGATCCATCATTGTTCTGGCAGTAATCTTGAGGATGCTAATGCTTGGGGGGGGGAAATCTTACTCAACATACAAGAGCAAGCGCAGTACACCTTAGCCCTGACTGGTACGCCTTGGCGTTCTGATCAAGCACCGATTACCCTATCTCGATATACAGATCCGGATAATATGATTCAATGTGACTATATTTATGGCCTGAAGGAAGCTGTTGCCGATGGTGTATGTCGTATCCCCCAAATTGTACTAATCGATAATGACAAAATTTCAGTAACTGACAAAGAGAACAAAACAAAGACCTACAGTTGTTTAGATGACTTATTTAAAAGCTCATCAATTTCATATCAATCGATCATCAAAAATCATGAAGCAATTCGGTATACCTTAGCACTAGCAACGAACAAGCTTAAAGTAATAAAACAGAACAACCCTCATGCAGCAGGACTCATCGTAGCCTCATCAACTGAGCACGCAGCATATATATTTAATATGCTAAAAACCGAGTTTAGTGAAACGGCTCAGATCGTTACATACAAAGAAGATGACCCTTCCTTTAAGATAAATGAATTTAGAAACGATTCAACCAACTGGATTGTCAGTGTCGGCATGATAAGCGAGGGTACTGATATTCCACGTTTGCAGGTTTGCTGTCACCTCAGCAGAGTTAAAACAGAACTCTATTTTAGGCAAGTATTGGGGCGTATTTTACGTAGGAATGATTCGGCTAACCAGCAAGCTTGGCTATACACCTTTGCAGAACCAAAGCTTGTAGAGTTTGCAAACCGTATAGCAGAAGAAATACCTGACAGGCCTGTAATATTCAGAACGCATATAAATGTCAGTTTATCAGAAGTACTATCAATAGAAAAAAATGAAATTATGGAAGAACATAATTTATCTCGAAGTGTTCGTAAGCTAGATTTGGGATGCAACTATCAACAAAACCCCATTAAATCTAATTCTCTGGATACAATTTCATCTAATAATATTATAAATTTTGTATCACAGTCTTTTGAGCTTTTAGGGGGATTTAGAGAAAAGGTAATATCTACGTTCGATTCGCCTTTTTAA
- a CDS encoding tRNA1(Val) (adenine(37)-N6)-methyltransferase, which translates to MNQRDFSFKQFCICAGETGMPVSTDGVMLGAWANISSAMTILDIGTGTGLLALMCAQRNLHSRITAIDVESTAIETAIYNTTQSKWKERIQVIKTNILSYHPEISFDHIICNPPYFNDGEKSQNTQRAIARHSHSLPHLSLINQCKTLLKPSGRASFILPSTEGETFIRLAQNEEWFVSRRCDVKTTENKEVKRVMFELSLYATQSIQTKIVIHDKTHKLGYSEDFIKLCQPFYLKM; encoded by the coding sequence GTGAATCAAAGAGATTTTTCCTTTAAGCAATTCTGTATTTGTGCAGGTGAAACTGGTATGCCAGTAAGTACAGATGGGGTAATGCTAGGTGCTTGGGCAAACATTAGTTCTGCAATGACAATTCTAGATATCGGAACGGGTACAGGCTTGCTCGCATTAATGTGCGCACAAAGAAACCTTCACTCTAGAATTACTGCAATAGATGTAGAATCAACGGCCATTGAAACAGCCATTTACAATACTACTCAATCAAAATGGAAGGAGCGTATTCAAGTTATTAAAACAAACATTCTGTCTTATCACCCAGAAATCTCATTTGACCATATCATATGCAACCCACCATATTTTAACGATGGTGAAAAGTCACAAAATACTCAAAGAGCAATCGCTCGGCATAGCCATTCCCTTCCTCACCTATCGTTAATCAATCAATGTAAAACTCTTTTAAAACCGTCCGGTAGAGCAAGTTTCATTCTTCCTTCAACAGAGGGGGAAACTTTTATTCGACTTGCACAAAATGAAGAATGGTTTGTTTCGAGACGTTGTGATGTTAAAACAACAGAAAATAAAGAAGTTAAGCGTGTTATGTTTGAATTATCATTATATGCAACACAATCAATTCAAACAAAAATAGTCATTCATGATAAAACCCATAAGCTCGGGTATAGTGAGGATTTTATCAAGCTATGCCAACCTTTCTATTTAAAAATGTAG